The Streptococcus sp. S5 genome contains a region encoding:
- a CDS encoding ECF transporter S component: MTSNRTQLIARLSILTALTVVLGYYTKLPTPTGIVTLLDLGAYFTAFYFGRKEGAIVGGVGAFLLDLISGYPQWMFFSLLFHGGQGYFAGFKGKARYLGLLLATVVMVGGYALASALFLGNGWGAAISDIPNNLAQNFVGMALGYVVYYAFQKKGS, translated from the coding sequence ATGACATCTAATCGAACTCAACTCATTGCCCGCCTCTCTATTTTGACAGCCTTGACAGTTGTACTTGGCTACTATACCAAACTTCCAACTCCTACAGGGATCGTCACCCTGCTAGATCTTGGTGCCTATTTCACAGCCTTCTATTTTGGACGCAAGGAAGGTGCGATTGTCGGTGGTGTCGGAGCCTTCCTACTCGACCTCATTTCAGGCTATCCTCAGTGGATGTTCTTTAGTCTCCTCTTTCACGGGGGACAAGGCTATTTCGCTGGCTTCAAGGGCAAAGCTCGTTACCTAGGCTTGCTTCTTGCGACAGTTGTGATGGTAGGCGGTTACGCACTAGCTTCTGCCCTCTTTTTAGGCAATGGTTGGGGTGCTGCTATCTCGGATATTCCGAATAACCTCGCTCAGAATTTTGTTGGAATGGCTTTAGGCTATGTGGTCTATTATGCATTTCAAAAGAAAGGAAGCTAA
- a CDS encoding bifunctional hydroxymethylpyrimidine kinase/phosphomethylpyrimidine kinase, giving the protein MSNELILAISGNDIFSGGGLHADLATYTTNKQHGFVAVTCLTAMTENGFEVIPVDPTTFAQQLNSLKDVPFSAIKLGLLPDVEVADLALDYVKAHAEIPVVLDPVLVCKESHDVEVSALRDELIKFFPYVTIITPNLPEAEILTQSKIQSLDDMKEAARKLHELGATNVVVKGGNRLNKEKAIDVFYDGTDFTIIEEPVLEKNNTGAGCTFASSISSQLVKGKSPLEAVKASKDFVFQAIQHSDQYGVVQYDI; this is encoded by the coding sequence ATGAGTAATGAATTGATTCTAGCTATTTCAGGAAATGATATTTTTAGTGGAGGAGGTCTTCATGCAGACCTTGCAACCTATACAACCAACAAACAGCATGGTTTTGTAGCGGTGACTTGTTTGACCGCTATGACGGAGAACGGTTTTGAAGTGATTCCGGTGGATCCGACGACCTTTGCTCAACAGCTCAACTCTCTCAAGGATGTTCCTTTTTCTGCTATTAAACTCGGTCTTTTGCCAGATGTTGAAGTGGCAGACTTGGCCTTGGACTATGTCAAAGCCCATGCGGAGATCCCAGTGGTACTAGATCCTGTCTTGGTCTGCAAGGAAAGCCATGATGTGGAAGTTTCAGCTCTTCGAGACGAATTGATCAAGTTCTTCCCTTATGTGACTATCATTACGCCAAACTTACCAGAAGCTGAGATCTTGACCCAAAGCAAGATTCAATCGCTCGACGATATGAAGGAGGCAGCGCGCAAGCTCCACGAATTAGGAGCAACGAATGTCGTGGTCAAAGGAGGCAATCGTCTCAATAAAGAAAAGGCCATCGATGTCTTTTATGATGGGACGGACTTCACCATCATTGAAGAGCCGGTCTTAGAAAAGAACAATACAGGAGCAGGTTGTACCTTTGCGTCTAGCATTTCCAGCCAGTTGGTGAAAGGGAAATCTCCACTTGAAGCTGTTAAAGCCTCTAAAGACTTTGTTTTCCAAGCGATTCAACATTCAGACCAGTATGGAGTAGTACAATATGACATCTAA
- the truA gene encoding tRNA pseudouridine(38-40) synthase TruA: protein MTRYKATISYDGTLFAGFQRQPHARSVQEEIEKTLTRLNQGTPVTVHGAGRTDSGVHALGQVIHFDLPQARDEEKLRFALDTQTPEDIDFIRVEQVADDFHSRYKKHSKTYEFIVDYGRPKNPMMRHYATHYPYPLDVEKMQVAIQKLEGTHDFTGFTASGTSVEDKVRTITEARLVEDAEHHRLVFTFSGNGFLYKQIRNMVGTLLKIGNDRMPIEQIDLILEKKDRNLAGPTAAPNGLYLKEIRYE, encoded by the coding sequence ATGACACGATACAAAGCAACCATTTCATATGACGGGACCTTGTTTGCAGGGTTTCAACGCCAACCGCATGCCCGTAGTGTGCAGGAAGAAATCGAAAAGACCTTGACGCGTCTCAATCAAGGAACCCCTGTTACCGTTCATGGAGCGGGGCGAACGGATTCAGGTGTCCATGCTCTTGGGCAGGTGATTCATTTTGATCTCCCCCAAGCGCGGGACGAGGAAAAGCTCCGCTTTGCCCTCGATACCCAAACCCCAGAGGATATTGATTTCATCCGAGTAGAGCAAGTAGCAGATGACTTTCACTCACGCTATAAGAAGCACAGCAAAACCTATGAATTTATCGTGGATTATGGTCGTCCCAAGAACCCCATGATGCGCCACTATGCCACCCACTATCCTTATCCTTTGGATGTGGAAAAGATGCAAGTAGCCATCCAAAAGTTGGAGGGAACCCATGATTTCACCGGTTTCACCGCTTCGGGAACCAGTGTGGAAGATAAGGTTCGTACGATTACAGAGGCTCGCTTGGTTGAGGATGCAGAACATCATCGCCTTGTCTTTACCTTTTCGGGCAATGGTTTTCTCTATAAGCAAATCCGCAATATGGTGGGAACTTTGTTGAAGATCGGAAATGATCGGATGCCGATCGAGCAGATCGATCTAATTTTAGAAAAGAAGGACCGCAATCTTGCAGGTCCTACAGCAGCGCCAAATGGCTTATATTTAAAGGAGATCCGTTATGAGTAA
- a CDS encoding family 20 glycosylhydrolase: protein MKSHQPRYAIRKYAVGAASVLIGFFAGANVVAADTPTTTDSPSTTVPTQPSEGESTISLNEEASQPTVEKPTAPAPIVDQSQPALPDRELRVSDLNRLIREEASSVAESDVAAQPATAATETPAKDPDQEEKLAKKKIVSIDAGRKYFSPDQIKEIIDEASKTGYTDLHLLVGNDGLRFVLDDMSLKVGDTSYSSQAVTDAVEKGTKAYYDDPNGTALTQAQMDDILAYAKSKKVGVIPTINSPGHMDAILTAMEQLGIENPHFNYFGTKKSARTVDLDNQKALDFTKALVDKYAAYFSGKADIFNIGLDEYANDATDAHGWQVLQASKHWPGEGYPEKGYEKFIQYANDLAAIVKKHKMKPMAFNDGIYYNGDTSYGTFDKDIIVSYWTGGWNGYDVASSKLLSELGHQILNTNDAWYYVLGRDKAGSGWYNLDQGLEGISKSAIDVVQKNDGAKVPFIGGMVAAWADTPSATYKKELLFKLMHAFADKNADYFVADPEVVEKALSEAPTDLDHYTKESLVAFTAAKKALEGAGADTTRAEAKTLIDHLKAAQDALVYTESYAKEVAAKEAAEKLAMKKVISIDAGRKYFSLDQLKRIVDKASELGYSDLHLLVGNDGMRFVLDDMTVEANGKTYASDDVKKAILEGTKAYYDDPNGQALTQAEMDELHAYATAKGIGLIAAVNSPGHMDALLVAMEKLGIENPQASFDTVSKTTMDLTNEAAVNFTKALIGKYMDYFKDKSKIFNYGTDEYANDATSAQGWYYLKWYDLYGKFAEYSNSLAAMAREKGLQPMAFNDGFYYGDEDDVAFDKDVLISYWSKGWWGYNLASPQYLADKGYKFLNTNGDWYYVLGRTPETGGGYIEKAIANAAATPFRQLPSTTYPETSLPMVGSMVAVWCDTPSEEYIEKNVFDLMEAFANHNKDYFKADFTTLRKAVATVPTDLAIYTPESRAALAKVLDSLNWNVSRAHQDQVDQEVAALTKALAGLKPITQVGSLAENDVKALVEDKPSLEIVEKELDFDLVERTNPDLAKGERRVIQAGVKGQGLEYVEVSALDQSRKVIATEVATEPVAEIVEVGTKEVVIPTSPSVEAPVKPDVLVNKVVPEPSTPQVISKDQPVAPANTPTPIPVAVEKEVRSETGNSNKQLPETGVESALGLALLGAILGAAGMDLKNKKRD, encoded by the coding sequence ATGAAATCACATCAACCACGTTATGCGATTCGCAAGTATGCAGTAGGAGCTGCTTCGGTGCTCATAGGATTTTTTGCTGGTGCGAATGTTGTAGCAGCTGATACGCCAACGACTACAGACAGTCCTTCAACGACAGTTCCGACTCAGCCAAGCGAGGGTGAGTCAACGATTTCCCTTAATGAGGAAGCTTCTCAGCCAACAGTAGAAAAACCAACGGCTCCTGCCCCAATCGTCGATCAAAGTCAACCGGCACTGCCTGATCGTGAATTGCGGGTATCAGATCTTAACCGTTTGATTCGCGAAGAAGCGAGCTCTGTCGCAGAGTCGGATGTGGCAGCTCAACCAGCGACAGCAGCGACGGAAACGCCTGCTAAAGATCCTGACCAAGAAGAAAAATTAGCCAAGAAAAAGATTGTTTCGATCGATGCTGGTCGCAAGTACTTCTCGCCAGACCAAATCAAGGAAATCATTGATGAAGCAAGTAAGACGGGCTATACAGACTTGCATCTTCTGGTTGGAAATGACGGCTTGCGCTTTGTGCTGGATGATATGTCTTTGAAAGTGGGAGATACTTCTTATTCTAGCCAAGCCGTGACGGATGCAGTTGAAAAAGGGACGAAGGCTTATTACGATGATCCGAACGGGACAGCCTTGACCCAGGCTCAAATGGATGATATTTTGGCCTACGCCAAATCGAAGAAAGTAGGCGTCATCCCAACCATTAATAGTCCAGGTCACATGGATGCGATTCTGACAGCCATGGAACAATTGGGCATCGAAAACCCTCACTTTAATTATTTTGGTACAAAGAAATCAGCTCGGACCGTTGATTTGGACAACCAAAAAGCCTTAGACTTCACCAAGGCTTTGGTAGACAAGTATGCGGCTTATTTCAGCGGCAAGGCAGACATTTTCAATATTGGTTTGGATGAATATGCCAACGATGCCACAGATGCCCATGGTTGGCAGGTTCTCCAAGCAAGCAAGCATTGGCCAGGTGAAGGCTATCCAGAAAAAGGCTATGAAAAATTCATCCAGTATGCTAATGATCTAGCAGCTATTGTGAAAAAACACAAGATGAAACCAATGGCCTTCAATGATGGAATCTACTACAATGGCGATACTTCCTATGGTACTTTTGACAAGGATATCATTGTCTCCTACTGGACAGGTGGATGGAACGGCTATGATGTCGCTTCTTCAAAACTCTTGTCTGAACTAGGTCATCAGATTCTTAATACCAATGATGCATGGTATTATGTGCTTGGACGGGACAAGGCTGGATCTGGTTGGTACAACCTCGATCAAGGTCTCGAAGGAATTTCCAAGTCAGCGATTGATGTGGTTCAAAAAAATGATGGGGCTAAGGTGCCCTTCATCGGTGGGATGGTAGCTGCCTGGGCAGATACGCCATCTGCAACCTACAAAAAAGAACTTCTCTTTAAGCTCATGCATGCCTTCGCGGACAAGAATGCGGACTACTTTGTAGCAGATCCTGAAGTCGTTGAAAAAGCTCTTTCGGAAGCTCCAACTGATTTGGACCACTATACAAAGGAATCTCTAGTAGCCTTTACGGCAGCTAAAAAAGCTTTAGAAGGGGCAGGAGCAGACACGACTCGAGCAGAGGCCAAAACTTTGATCGATCATCTCAAAGCAGCTCAAGATGCTTTGGTGTATACAGAAAGCTACGCGAAAGAAGTTGCTGCAAAAGAAGCAGCAGAAAAACTCGCCATGAAGAAGGTCATCTCGATCGATGCGGGCCGCAAATACTTCTCACTGGATCAGTTGAAACGGATCGTCGACAAGGCCAGTGAGCTGGGTTATTCTGACTTGCACCTCCTGGTCGGAAACGATGGTATGCGCTTCGTGCTCGATGATATGACGGTGGAAGCCAATGGAAAAACTTATGCTAGTGATGATGTGAAAAAGGCCATTTTAGAAGGCACCAAGGCCTATTACGATGATCCAAATGGTCAAGCATTGACCCAAGCGGAAATGGATGAACTCCATGCTTATGCGACTGCGAAAGGAATCGGCTTGATTGCGGCAGTCAATAGTCCTGGACACATGGATGCTTTGTTGGTGGCCATGGAAAAATTGGGCATTGAAAATCCACAAGCCAGCTTTGATACGGTTTCAAAAACAACCATGGATTTGACCAATGAAGCAGCAGTCAACTTTACCAAAGCCTTGATTGGCAAGTACATGGACTACTTCAAAGACAAGTCTAAGATCTTTAACTATGGAACAGATGAATATGCCAATGACGCTACCAGTGCGCAAGGTTGGTACTACCTCAAGTGGTATGACCTCTATGGTAAATTTGCGGAGTATTCCAATAGTCTTGCAGCCATGGCGCGTGAAAAAGGCTTGCAGCCAATGGCCTTTAACGATGGCTTCTATTATGGAGATGAAGATGATGTCGCCTTTGACAAGGACGTCTTGATTTCATACTGGTCTAAAGGATGGTGGGGATATAACCTCGCATCTCCACAGTATTTGGCAGATAAGGGGTATAAATTCCTTAATACCAACGGAGACTGGTACTATGTTTTGGGAAGAACACCTGAAACGGGTGGTGGTTATATTGAAAAAGCGATTGCCAATGCAGCTGCTACTCCATTTAGACAACTCCCAAGTACAACATATCCTGAAACATCTTTGCCGATGGTCGGTAGCATGGTAGCTGTTTGGTGTGATACCCCAAGTGAAGAATACATCGAAAAAAATGTCTTTGATCTCATGGAAGCTTTTGCCAACCACAACAAGGACTATTTCAAGGCGGACTTCACTACTCTTAGAAAAGCAGTTGCTACGGTGCCAACAGATCTAGCCATTTACACACCAGAATCGCGCGCAGCACTTGCGAAAGTCTTAGATAGCTTGAATTGGAATGTGAGCCGTGCTCATCAAGATCAGGTGGATCAAGAAGTGGCTGCTCTGACTAAAGCCCTTGCGGGGCTCAAGCCAATCACGCAAGTAGGTAGCTTGGCTGAAAATGACGTCAAAGCCCTAGTGGAAGACAAACCAAGTCTTGAAATCGTAGAAAAAGAACTTGATTTTGACCTTGTGGAAAGGACCAATCCAGATCTCGCTAAAGGAGAACGCAGAGTGATCCAGGCTGGGGTTAAAGGGCAAGGTCTTGAGTATGTAGAGGTTTCGGCGCTTGATCAAAGTCGAAAAGTGATCGCTACAGAAGTTGCAACAGAGCCGGTTGCAGAAATTGTTGAAGTCGGTACCAAAGAAGTCGTGATCCCAACAAGCCCTTCCGTAGAAGCACCAGTGAAACCAGATGTGCTTGTAAACAAAGTGGTTCCAGAACCTTCAACGCCTCAAGTGATCTCGAAGGATCAACCAGTAGCACCAGCAAATACCCCAACGCCAATTCCAGTAGCTGTGGAAAAAGAGGTTCGTTCAGAAACAGGAAACTCTAACAAGCAACTCCCAGAAACAGGAGTGGAATCTGCTCTTGGGCTCGCTTTACTAGGAGCGATCTTAGGAGCGGCAGGAATGGACTTGAAAAATAAAAAAAGAGACTGA
- the dnaJ gene encoding molecular chaperone DnaJ translates to MNNTEFYDRLGVSKNASQDEIKKAYRKLSKKYHPDINKDPGAEEKYKEVQEAYETLSDEQKRDAYDQYGAAGANGGFGGGAGGFGGFDGAGFGGFEDIFSSFFGGGASRNPNAPRQGDDLQYRVNLKFEEAIFGAEKEVKYHREASCHTCHGSGAKPGTSPVTCGRCHGSGVINVDTQTPLGMMRRQVTCDVCHGRGQEIKDPCTTCRGTGHEKQAHSVNVKIPAGVETGQQIRLAGQGEAGFNGGPYGDLYVVVNVEPSDRFERDGSTIYYKLDLNIVQAALGDTVHVPTVHGDVDLVIPEGTQTGKKFRLRGKGAPSLRGGAMGDQYVSVNVVTPTGLNDKQKEALQAFAEASDLKVNPKKKGFFDKVKDALDDL, encoded by the coding sequence ATGAACAATACTGAATTTTATGACCGTTTGGGCGTTTCAAAGAATGCATCTCAGGATGAGATCAAGAAAGCCTATCGGAAATTATCTAAAAAATATCACCCAGATATCAACAAGGATCCTGGTGCTGAGGAAAAGTACAAGGAAGTTCAAGAAGCTTATGAGACTTTGAGTGACGAGCAAAAACGGGATGCTTATGACCAATATGGTGCTGCAGGTGCCAATGGTGGCTTCGGTGGCGGAGCAGGTGGTTTTGGTGGCTTTGATGGTGCTGGTTTTGGTGGCTTTGAAGATATCTTCTCTAGCTTCTTTGGTGGCGGTGCAAGTCGTAATCCAAATGCGCCTCGTCAAGGGGATGACCTCCAATACCGCGTTAATCTCAAGTTTGAAGAAGCGATTTTTGGTGCGGAAAAAGAAGTTAAGTACCATCGGGAAGCTAGCTGTCATACCTGTCACGGTTCAGGGGCTAAGCCAGGTACGAGTCCGGTAACCTGTGGACGCTGTCATGGTTCCGGGGTTATCAATGTAGATACGCAAACTCCTCTTGGAATGATGCGCCGTCAAGTGACCTGTGATGTCTGTCATGGCCGTGGTCAAGAAATCAAAGATCCATGTACGACTTGTCGTGGAACAGGTCATGAAAAACAAGCCCATAGCGTGAACGTCAAGATTCCTGCAGGAGTTGAAACAGGTCAACAAATCCGCTTAGCGGGTCAAGGAGAAGCTGGCTTTAACGGTGGACCTTATGGAGACTTGTATGTGGTTGTCAACGTGGAGCCGAGTGATCGCTTCGAACGAGATGGCTCAACCATCTACTACAAGCTAGATTTGAATATTGTCCAAGCAGCTCTTGGAGATACGGTTCATGTGCCTACAGTTCATGGCGATGTTGATTTGGTGATTCCTGAAGGAACCCAAACCGGTAAAAAATTCCGTCTTCGCGGAAAAGGTGCTCCAAGCTTACGTGGTGGTGCCATGGGAGATCAATATGTGTCTGTCAATGTTGTCACCCCAACTGGTTTAAATGACAAGCAAAAAGAAGCCCTTCAAGCCTTTGCGGAAGCAAGTGATTTGAAGGTTAACCCAAAGAAAAAAGGGTTCTTTGACAAGGTCAAAGATGCTTTAGATGACTTATAA
- a CDS encoding DJ-1/PfpI family protein — MKKVLCIIYPNFSLYEITALTSTLALSFDVTIDYAASDHSMVVSEDGLPCQPTKTLDQIRIEEYSCVILPGMVNIGPALQDEKLISFLRDLGEQDILIAAISSAPLLLAKAGLLKDTKFTGGIWQNFFDYFEFLPCENFQPKVLVQDKQIITAIGFAHQEFARKVILSLGLAANTDNYFKEQNEYAEEDLIFTLSDKEFDQVKRSIENAL; from the coding sequence ATGAAAAAAGTACTTTGTATCATTTATCCTAATTTTTCTCTTTATGAGATAACCGCTTTAACGAGTACTTTAGCTCTGTCTTTTGACGTCACGATTGATTATGCCGCTTCAGATCATTCGATGGTGGTCTCTGAGGATGGCTTGCCCTGTCAACCAACGAAAACACTAGATCAAATCCGTATAGAAGAGTATTCTTGCGTGATTTTGCCAGGAATGGTCAATATAGGACCTGCCCTACAGGATGAGAAATTGATTTCGTTCTTGAGGGATCTTGGTGAGCAAGATATCCTCATTGCAGCCATTTCTTCAGCGCCTCTTTTATTAGCGAAAGCAGGTCTGTTGAAGGACACGAAATTTACAGGTGGAATTTGGCAAAACTTCTTTGACTATTTTGAATTTCTTCCATGTGAAAATTTCCAACCGAAAGTTCTTGTGCAAGATAAACAGATCATTACGGCTATCGGTTTTGCCCATCAAGAGTTTGCAAGAAAAGTGATTCTAAGCTTAGGCTTGGCAGCTAATACAGACAACTATTTTAAAGAACAGAACGAGTATGCTGAAGAGGATTTGATATTTACTTTATCGGACAAAGAGTTTGATCAAGTGAAGCGAAGTATAGAAAATGCCCTCTAA
- the dnaK gene encoding molecular chaperone DnaK yields the protein MSKIIGIDLGTTNSAVAVLEGTESKIIANPEGNRTTPSVVSFKNGEIIVGDAAKRQAVTNPDTVISIKSKMGTSEKVSANGKEYTPQEISAMILQYLKGYAEDYLGEKVTKAVITVPAYFNDAQRQATKDAGKIAGLEVERIVNEPTAAALAYGLDKTDKEEKILVFDLGGGTFDVSILELGDGVFDVLATAGDNKLGGDDFDQKIIDHMVEEFKKENGIDLSTDKMALQRLKDAAEKAKKDLSGVTSTQISLPFITAGAAGPLHLEMTLTRAKFDDLTRDLVERTKTPVRQALSDAGLSLSDIDEVILVGGSTRIPAVVEAVKAETGKEPNKSVNPDEVVAMGAAIQGGVITGDVKDVVLLDVTPLSLGIETMGGVFTKLIDRNTTIPTSKSQVFSTAADNQPAVDIHVLQGERPMAADNKTLGRFQLTDIPAAPRGIPQIEVTFDIDKNGIVSVKAKDLGTQKEQTIVIQSNSGLTDEEIDRMMKDAEANAEADKKRKEEVDLRNEVDQAIFATEKTIKETEGKGFDAERDAAQAALDDLKKAQEDNNLDEMKAKLEALNEKAQGLAVKLYEQAAAAQQAQAGAEGAQATGNAGDDVVDGEFTEK from the coding sequence ATGTCTAAAATTATCGGTATTGACTTAGGTACAACAAACTCAGCAGTGGCAGTTCTTGAAGGAACTGAATCAAAAATCATCGCAAACCCAGAAGGAAACCGCACGACTCCATCTGTTGTGTCATTCAAAAATGGTGAAATCATCGTTGGTGACGCTGCAAAACGTCAAGCAGTCACAAACCCAGATACAGTGATCTCTATCAAATCTAAGATGGGAACTTCTGAAAAAGTTTCTGCTAACGGCAAAGAATACACTCCACAAGAAATCTCAGCTATGATTCTTCAATACTTGAAAGGTTACGCTGAAGATTATCTTGGTGAAAAAGTAACCAAAGCAGTTATCACAGTTCCAGCTTACTTCAACGATGCTCAACGTCAAGCAACGAAAGACGCTGGTAAAATCGCTGGTCTTGAAGTAGAACGTATTGTCAACGAACCAACTGCAGCAGCCCTTGCTTATGGTTTGGATAAGACTGATAAAGAAGAAAAAATCTTGGTATTCGACCTTGGTGGTGGTACATTCGACGTATCTATCCTCGAACTCGGTGATGGTGTCTTCGATGTATTGGCAACTGCAGGGGATAACAAACTAGGTGGTGACGACTTTGACCAAAAAATCATCGACCACATGGTTGAAGAATTCAAGAAAGAAAATGGTATCGACTTGTCAACAGACAAGATGGCCCTTCAACGTTTGAAAGATGCAGCTGAAAAAGCGAAGAAAGACCTTTCTGGTGTCACTTCAACTCAAATCAGCTTGCCATTCATCACTGCAGGAGCTGCTGGACCTCTTCACTTAGAAATGACCTTGACTCGTGCGAAATTCGACGATTTGACTCGTGACCTTGTAGAACGTACGAAAACTCCAGTTCGTCAAGCCCTTTCAGATGCAGGTTTGAGCTTGTCAGATATCGACGAAGTCATCCTTGTCGGTGGTTCAACTCGTATTCCTGCCGTTGTAGAAGCTGTTAAAGCTGAAACTGGTAAAGAACCAAACAAATCAGTGAACCCTGACGAAGTTGTGGCTATGGGTGCTGCGATCCAAGGTGGTGTGATCACTGGTGATGTGAAAGACGTTGTCCTTCTTGACGTAACGCCATTGTCACTTGGTATCGAAACAATGGGTGGAGTCTTCACAAAACTCATCGACCGCAACACTACAATTCCAACTTCTAAATCACAAGTCTTCTCAACTGCAGCAGACAACCAACCAGCCGTTGATATTCACGTTCTTCAAGGGGAACGCCCAATGGCAGCGGATAACAAGACTCTTGGACGCTTCCAATTGACTGATATCCCAGCTGCACCTCGTGGTATCCCACAAATCGAAGTAACATTCGACATCGACAAGAACGGTATCGTATCTGTTAAGGCGAAAGACCTTGGAACTCAAAAAGAACAAACGATTGTTATCCAATCAAACTCAGGTTTGACAGACGAAGAAATCGATCGCATGATGAAAGACGCAGAAGCAAACGCTGAAGCAGATAAGAAACGTAAAGAAGAAGTTGACCTTCGTAACGAAGTAGACCAAGCTATCTTTGCGACTGAAAAGACAATCAAAGAAACTGAAGGCAAAGGCTTCGATGCAGAACGTGATGCTGCACAAGCTGCCCTTGATGATCTTAAGAAAGCTCAAGAAGACAACAACTTGGACGAAATGAAAGCAAAACTTGAAGCCTTGAACGAAAAAGCTCAAGGACTTGCGGTTAAACTCTACGAACAAGCTGCAGCAGCCCAACAAGCTCAAGCAGGAGCAGAAGGCGCACAAGCAACAGGAAACGCAGGCGATGACGTCGTAGACGGAGAGTTTACGGAAAAGTAA
- the grpE gene encoding nucleotide exchange factor GrpE has translation MTEDIKKEDVKEEEVAQTTEEVVEESNQPSELEEAQARAEEFENKYLRAHAEMQNIQRRANEERQQLQKYRSQDLAKAILPSLDNLERALAVEGLTDDVKKGLEMVQESLVHALKEEGIEEIPADGAFDHNYHMAIQTLPADDEHPADTIAQVFQKGYKLHDRILRPAMVVVFN, from the coding sequence TTGACAGAAGATATCAAAAAAGAAGACGTGAAAGAAGAGGAAGTTGCCCAAACAACTGAAGAAGTTGTAGAGGAAAGCAACCAACCTTCTGAGTTAGAAGAAGCACAAGCGCGTGCCGAAGAATTTGAAAACAAATACCTTCGTGCTCATGCAGAAATGCAAAATATTCAGCGCCGTGCTAATGAAGAACGTCAACAATTACAAAAATACCGTAGCCAAGATTTGGCAAAAGCGATCTTACCATCACTGGACAACCTCGAACGTGCCCTTGCCGTAGAAGGATTGACAGATGATGTGAAGAAGGGCTTAGAAATGGTCCAAGAAAGTTTGGTACATGCTCTGAAAGAAGAAGGAATTGAAGAAATTCCAGCGGACGGAGCCTTTGACCATAACTACCACATGGCCATCCAAACCTTGCCTGCAGATGACGAACATCCAGCAGACACCATCGCACAAGTCTTCCAAAAAGGCTACAAACTCCATGACCGCATCCTACGCCCAGCCATGGTAGTAGTGTTCAACTAG
- the hrcA gene encoding heat-inducible transcriptional repressor HrcA, whose amino-acid sequence MVTERQNEILNLVVDIFTKTHEPVGSKALQDVIQSSSATIRNDMAALEKQGLLEKAHTSSGRLPSRAGFQYFVQNSLDLELIDEQDVYQVVKAFDFEAFKLDDILDATAKLLAQMTGYTAVIQDVEPTRQRLTGFEIVPLSNHDALAVLTLDESKPVTVQFAIPKNFLTSDLEIFHQLVQERFIGNTVLDIHYRLRTEIPQIVQRYFKTTDNVLDLFDYVFSQLFQELVFVEGKVSSLTYADLQTYQFLDNPQHVALELRGGMPEDQMTQILVAESQEKALKNVTVISHKFLVPYRGMALMHVIGPVEMDYRRVISLVNVIGRVLVMKLTDYYRYLNSNHYEVN is encoded by the coding sequence ATGGTTACAGAACGTCAAAATGAGATTCTCAATCTTGTTGTCGATATCTTTACCAAGACCCACGAACCAGTCGGTTCAAAAGCGCTACAAGATGTCATTCAATCCAGTAGTGCGACCATTCGAAATGACATGGCTGCTCTCGAAAAGCAAGGCTTACTAGAAAAAGCCCACACTTCGAGTGGACGGCTGCCTAGCCGAGCTGGTTTCCAATATTTTGTTCAGAACTCGCTTGATCTAGAGCTGATTGATGAGCAAGATGTCTACCAGGTGGTGAAAGCCTTTGATTTCGAAGCCTTTAAGTTAGACGATATCTTGGATGCTACGGCCAAGTTACTAGCCCAGATGACGGGTTACACCGCAGTGATTCAGGATGTTGAACCGACACGTCAGCGCTTGACTGGTTTTGAAATTGTTCCATTATCCAATCACGATGCCTTAGCAGTTCTGACCTTGGATGAATCAAAGCCTGTCACCGTCCAGTTTGCCATTCCAAAGAATTTCTTAACCAGTGACTTGGAAATCTTCCATCAGCTGGTTCAAGAACGCTTCATTGGAAATACAGTTTTGGATATCCACTACCGCTTGCGGACGGAGATTCCACAGATTGTACAGCGCTATTTCAAGACGACAGACAATGTGCTGGATCTCTTTGATTACGTCTTCTCGCAACTGTTTCAAGAACTGGTCTTTGTAGAAGGAAAGGTTTCATCATTAACCTACGCCGATCTTCAGACCTATCAGTTCTTAGACAATCCCCAACATGTGGCCTTGGAGTTGCGAGGGGGAATGCCAGAAGACCAAATGACCCAGATCCTGGTTGCGGAATCCCAAGAGAAGGCCTTGAAAAATGTGACAGTGATTAGTCACAAGTTCTTAGTTCCTTATCGTGGGATGGCCCTCATGCATGTGATCGGTCCCGTAGAGATGGACTACAGGCGTGTGATAAGCCTGGTCAATGTTATCGGCCGAGTACTGGTCATGAAGTTGACGGATTACTACCGTTACCTCAATAGCAACCATTATGAAGTAAATTAA